The following are encoded together in the Vigna angularis cultivar LongXiaoDou No.4 chromosome 9, ASM1680809v1, whole genome shotgun sequence genome:
- the LOC128193988 gene encoding uncharacterized protein LOC128193988 yields the protein MVLQVLCFCFENSSISERREEDRPDEDKLKDMKIREELAPREIGKRTYLPPACYTISRQRKISVCLFFKEYQGTARILFKYEEFSVNARLKACWHEVSRLSRLNATIVTGGYSWNFVQKY from the exons ATGGTTCTTCAG gtattgtgtttttgttttgaaaattcttCCATTTCAGAACGAAG ggaagaagatcgaccggatgaagacaaattaaaggacatgaagatccgagaagagttggcacccagggagattggtaaacgtacttatttgccccctgcatgttacacaatttCCAGGCAAAGGAAGATAAGTGTTTGCCTTTtttttaaagagtatcaaggtaccgcaaggatactcttcaaatatgaagagtttagtgtcaatgcaagacttaaagcttgttggcatgaagtctcacgattgtcacgtcttaatgcaacaattgttaccggtggctattcgtggaattttgtCCAAAAATATTAG
- the LOC108347707 gene encoding protein TIC 56, chloroplastic, with protein sequence MASINFNPFGGNWFSKPPNPLSLPSFPNNVFNLADAPSLHPNFAAISLSNPFRRKPKENATEEAGHFEMLARQALWEAETRPDHRHTPEVDKILAENDAAFGSDDSVFEKRENATEEEIRENAELVDMMRSSPLVQFLARAEEILDKMNEYELKANEKPYHDEDAELWKEIPHIIGLDGRPMPRKAQKTRQEADDKFWDFARQFFFGLWNFRQRPYPPGKPIDAAQSIGYKNLERRYYDFIMRSGGWYYKDRLGRTRGPLELITLKSAWSAGIIDKNTFIWGEDMDEWAPIHMIYGMERAIATWEVRLAASATALLHKLQKGIPPWVPLKGFEKKTYKQLQEEAIQSKRRDLAVLEANDGLWPGVKIPSYALFLWASGSELTTILEQDHMPNKYIPRHVRKKLAELIPGLRPWEVLSLEQAMDRITFNGEWYREPLGSYTTGPPYLQHWNEDVMELYKIFEDLNSELCEHMERSVAGFDKIMEKVRDDFFARTNKLLEQKDKEKREERKKAGLPEYLWPEKPFKPS encoded by the exons aTGGCTTCCATAAATTTCAACCCCTTCGGGGGAAACTGGTTCTCCAAACCCCCCAACCCTCTCTCTCTCCCCTCTTTTCCCAACAACGTCTTCAACCTCGCCGACGCACCCTCCCTCCACCCCAACTTCGCCGCTATATCCCTCTCAAACCCCTTCCGCCGCAAGCCCAAGGAAAATGCCACCGAGGAGGCCGGCCACTTCGAGATGTTGGCCCGCCAGGCCCTTTGGGAGGCCGAGACCCGCCCGGACCACCGCCACACCCCGGAGGTCGACAAAATCCTCGCTGAAAACGACGCCGCCTTCGGCTCCGACGATTCCGTCTTCGAGAAGCGCGAGAACGCCACGGAGGAGGAAATTCGGGAGAACGCGGAGCTTGTGGACATGATGCGCAGCAGCCCCTTGGTGCAGTTCCTGGCTCGCGCCGAAGAGATTCTCGACAAGATGAATGAGTATGAGCTGAAGGCGAACGAAAAACCCTACCACGATGAGGATGCGGAATTGTGGAAGGAGATTCCGCATATCATTGGGCTCGACGGGCGGCCCATGCCTCGCAAGGCCCAGAAGACCCGCCAGGAGGCCGATGACAAATTTTGGGACTTCGCCAGACAGTTCTTTTTCGGGCTCTGGAACTTCAGACAGCGGCCCTACCCTCCCGGGAAGCCCATCGACGCGGCCCAGTCCATTGGGTATAAGAACCTCGAGAGGCGCTACTATGACT TTATCATGAGGAGTGGTGGGTGGTACTATAAGGATCGGCTGGGTCGGACAAGAGGACCATTAGAGTTGATTACGCTTAAAAGTGCATGGAGTGCTGGGATTATTGATAAAAACACTTTCATTTGGGGAGAGGATATGGATGAATGGGCACCAATTCACATGATTTACGGAATGGAACGTGCAATTGCCACTTGGGAAG TTAGACTTGCTGCTTCAGCAACAGCATTGCTTCACAAACTACAAAAGGGCATACCACCTTGGGTTCCTTTGAAGGGATTTGAAAAGAAGACGTATAAGCAACTTCAAGAAGAAGCTATACAAAGCAAGAGACGTGATTTAGCAGTATTGGAAGCTAATGATGGTCTTTGGCCAGGAGTTAAAATTCCAAGCTATGCTCTATTTCTTTGGGCTAGTGGCTCTGAACTGACCACTATTTTGGAACAGGATCACATGCCCAACAAATACATTCCCAGACATGTTAG AAAGAAGTTGGCTGAACTCATTCCAGGGTTAAGGCCATGGGAAGTTCTGAGCTTAGAACAAGCAATGGATCGAATAACATTTAATGGGGAATGGTACCGTGAGCCTCTTGGTTCCTACACCACTGGTCCCCCCTACCTCCAGCACTGGAATGAAGATGTTATG GAGTTGTATAAGATATTTGAAGATCTTAATTCTGAGCTGTGCGAACACATGGAGAGATCAGTTGCTGGTTTTGATAAAATTATGGAGAAGGTCAGGGACGATTTTTTTGCGAGAACTAACAAACTGTTAGAGCAGAAAgacaaagagaaaagagaagaacgcaagaaagctgggttgcccgAGTATTTGTGGCCTGAAAAACCATTTAAACCTTCATGA